One part of the Candida albicans SC5314 chromosome R, complete sequence genome encodes these proteins:
- a CDS encoding uncharacterized protein (Possible dehydrogenase; flow model biofilm induced; rat catheter biofilm induced; Spider biofilm induced), translated as MTFTSFIKPESDPNIIVPTKPFNLSPNIVERFSLKDKVTVITGGAGAIGSAIAEGYAQAGGHVIILDHASSDNGLTKRLSSAYGVKSKFFQIDVTNSQQVQQVISQIDEEFGTIDVFVANAGIAWYTGSILNEDSTPENWRRVFDVNVNGVFYCAKYAGEIFKRNGSGSFIITASMSAHINNVPNYQTCYNSAKAAVMHMAKGLAVEFAGFARVNSVSPGYTNTLLSEPIPKPQRAKWWGLTPMGREAETDELVGAYLYLASDASSFTNGSDIRVDGGYCCV; from the coding sequence ATGACTTTCACCTCCTTTATCAAACCAGAATCAGACCCAAATATCATCGTTCCAACCAAGccattcaatttatctCCGAATATTGTTGAAAGGTTCTCACTTAAAGACAAAGTCACAGTCATTACTGGTGGAGCAGGTGCTATTGGAAGTGCTATTGCTGAAGGTTATGCACAAGCTGGAGGTCATGTTATCATATTAGACCATGCATCATCTGACAATGGGTTGACCAAAAGATTATCATCAGCGTATGGAGTCAAGTCCAAGTTTTTCCAAATCGATGTCACAAATTCTCAACAAGTCCAACAAGTAATTAGTCAAATTGACGAAGAGTTTGGTACCATCGACGTGTTTGTTGCCAATGCAGGGATTGCATGGTATACTGGATCCATTTTGAATGAAGACTCAACCCCAGAAAATTGGAGACGTGTTTTTGATGTAAACGTGAACGGTGTCTTCTACTGTGCTAAATATGCTGgagaaattttcaaaagaaatGGCAGCGGATCCTTTATTATCACTGCATCAATGTCTGCTCATATTAACAATGTACCAAACTATCAAACATGTTATAACTCCGCCAAGGCCGCTGTAATGCACATGGCTAAGGGTTTGGCTGTTGAATTTGCTGGTTTTGCTAGAGTCAATTCTGTATCCCCTGGTTATACAAACACCCTATTATCGGAACCAATACCAAAACCACAAAGGGCAAAATGGTGGGGTTTAACTCCGATGGGAAGAGAAGCTGAAACCGATGAACTAGTCGGAGCATACCTTTATTTGGCCAGTGATGCATCTTCGTTCACAAATGGTTCAGATATCAGAGTAGATGGTGGATACTGTTGTGTATAA